The Sorex araneus isolate mSorAra2 chromosome 5, mSorAra2.pri, whole genome shotgun sequence genome has a segment encoding these proteins:
- the LOC101547899 gene encoding thyrotropin-releasing hormone receptor-like — translation MENQSQHPERANASALGAMPRPPVAIQAATLILVPLVCAVGVVGNAMVVLVVIRSRHMVTSTNCYLVSLAAADLLVLLAAGVPTAAEAASARVWVFGHAGCLGITYLQYLGINASAGSITAFTVERYLAICRPLRAQALCTAARAKRISALLWTGTGAYCVLWLFLVDTRETVYADGVQVQCGYRVSRSLYLPVYFLDFALFYALPLGLATVLYALIGRVLCVEPLPPDGPGRCGSVHRGGSARQASFYSRGARGTLNSRRQITKMLAVVVVLFALLWLPYRALVVVNSLLRRPYLHGGFLLFCRLCIYLNSALNPVVYALMSQRFREAFQGLLPCRRAQPELPAQEGTPVSHSVITDSSRPGVGSGQEAGSLVSRQGVCVLGGAP, via the exons ATGGAGAACCAGTCCCAGCACCCGGAGCGCGCCAACGCATCGGCTCTGGGCGCCATGCCCCGGCCTCCCGTGGCGATCCAGGCGGCTACGTTGATCCTGGTGCCCCTCGTGTGCGCCGTGGGTGTGGTGGGCAACGCCATGGTGGTCCTGGTGGTGATCCGGAGCCGCCACATGGTCACATCCACCAACTGTTACCTGGTGAGTCTGGCCGCCGCGGATCTGCTGGTGCTGCTGGCGGCCGGGGTGCCCACCGCGGCCGAGGCGGCGTCTGCCCGGGTCTGGGTGTTCGGCCACGCCGGGTGCCTGGGCATCACCTACCTGCAGTACCTGGGCATCAACGCGTCCGCGGGCTCCATCACCGCGTTCACCGTGGAGCGCTACCTGGCCATCTGCCGCCCGCTGCGCGCGCAGGCGTTGTGTACTGCGGCGCGCGCCAAGCGCATCTCGGCGCTGCTGTGGACGGGCACCGGCGCCTACTGCGTGCTCTGGCTCTTCCTGGTGGACACTCGCGAGACGGTCTACGCCGACGGCGTGCAGGTGCAGTGCGGCTACCGCGTGTCGCGCTCGCTCTACCTGCCCGTCTACTTTCTGGACTTCGCGCTCTTCTACGCGCTGCCCCTGGGCCTTGCCACTGTCTTGTACGCGCTCATCGGGCGCGTCCTCTGCGTGGAGCCGCTGCCCCCCGACGGCCCCGGACGCTGCGGCTCAGTGCACCGGGGCGGCTCCGCCCGCCAAGCGAGCTTCTACTCCAGGGGTGCAAGAGGCACCCTCAACTCACGGAGGCAG ATCACCAAGATGCTGGCGGTGGTGGTGGTCCTCTTCGCTCTGCTGTGGCTGCCCTACCGCGCGCTGGTGGTGGTGAACTCCCTCCTGCGCCGGCCCTACCTCCACGGCGGCTTCCTTCTCTTCTGCCGGCTCTGCATCTACCTCAACAGCGCCCTCAACCCCGTCGTCTATGCCCTCATGTCCCAGCGCTTCCGGGAAGCCTTCCAGGGGCTGCTTCCCTGCCGGCGGGCTCAGCCCGAGCTCCCGGCCCAAGAGGGCACCCCAGTTTCCCACAGTGTCATCACAGACAGTTCCCGGCCCGGGGTGGGCTCTGGGCAGGAAGCCGGGAGCCTGGTGTCCAggcagggggtgtgtgtgttggggggggctcCCTAG